The Rhodobacter sp. CZR27 genome includes a window with the following:
- a CDS encoding enoyl-CoA hydratase: MTEILLREDSGGIATLTLNRPEALNALSDAMLAALREALARLSEDRRIRVVILRGAGKAFCAGHDLREMQAGRQAEDRGAACFSDLFARCADVMQAIPTLPQPVIAEVHGIATAAGCQLVASCDMAVAAEGTRFGVNGVNIGLFCSTPMVALTRAVPRKVAFEMLTTGDFIDAGRAREVGLINRVVPPADLSAETRRLAESVAAKLSAAVRTGKRAFYDQISLGLAAAYVQTGAVMADNMLWRDTEEGIAAFLEKRAPDWRE; encoded by the coding sequence ATGACCGAGATCCTTCTGCGCGAGGACAGCGGCGGCATCGCCACGCTGACCCTGAACCGTCCCGAGGCGCTGAACGCGCTGTCCGATGCGATGCTTGCGGCGCTGAGGGAAGCGCTGGCGCGGCTGTCCGAAGACAGGCGGATCCGCGTGGTCATCCTCCGAGGCGCCGGCAAGGCATTCTGTGCCGGCCACGACCTGCGCGAGATGCAGGCAGGGCGGCAGGCCGAGGACCGCGGCGCCGCCTGTTTCTCCGATCTCTTCGCGCGCTGCGCGGACGTCATGCAGGCGATCCCGACCCTGCCGCAGCCGGTCATCGCCGAGGTGCATGGCATCGCGACCGCCGCCGGCTGCCAGCTCGTGGCCTCCTGCGACATGGCGGTCGCGGCCGAAGGCACGCGCTTCGGGGTGAACGGGGTGAACATCGGCCTGTTCTGCTCGACGCCCATGGTGGCGCTGACCCGCGCGGTGCCGCGCAAGGTCGCGTTCGAGATGCTGACCACCGGGGACTTCATCGACGCCGGCCGCGCGCGCGAGGTCGGGCTGATCAACCGGGTGGTGCCGCCCGCCGATCTGTCCGCCGAGACGCGGCGTCTGGCGGAGTCCGTGGCGGCGAAGCTCTCGGCGGCGGTCCGGACCGGGAAGCGCGCCTTCTATGATCAGATCAGCCTCGGGCTGGCCGCGGCCTATGTACAGACCGGCGCGGTCATGGCGGACAACATGCTCTGGCGGGATACGGAGGAAGGCATCGCCGCCTTCCTTGAAAAACGCGCCCCCGACTGGCGGGAGTGA
- a CDS encoding PaaI family thioesterase, whose product MGLILDAAELEAFLAREFPQVAEDFAVVACGDELVMRLKVGPHHLRPGGTVSGPSMFALADVAMYLAILARIGPVALAVTTNISMDFMRKPESGRDLIGHARLLKLGRILAVGDVLIRSDGSDEVVARAGLTYSIPPSRSAGLP is encoded by the coding sequence ATGGGTCTGATCCTGGACGCCGCGGAACTGGAGGCTTTCCTGGCGAGGGAGTTTCCCCAGGTGGCCGAAGACTTCGCGGTGGTGGCTTGCGGGGACGAGCTGGTGATGCGCCTGAAGGTGGGTCCGCATCACCTTCGGCCGGGCGGCACGGTCTCGGGGCCGTCGATGTTCGCCCTCGCCGATGTGGCGATGTATCTGGCGATCCTGGCCCGGATCGGGCCGGTCGCCCTGGCGGTGACAACCAACATCTCGATGGACTTCATGCGCAAGCCCGAGTCGGGCCGCGATCTCATCGGCCACGCCCGGTTGCTGAAGCTGGGCCGGATCCTCGCGGTGGGGGACGTTCTCATCCGCTCCGACGGGTCGGATGAGGTGGTGGCGCGGGCGGGCCTCACCTATTCGATCCCGCCCTCGCGATCGGCCGGCCTTCCCTGA